The nucleotide sequence actcaaacccatgtgGCTCTTGAACTCAGCCAAAACAATGCTTGGGACTTGAGCCCACGTGACtggaactcagttcagttcagttgctcagtctgactctttgcgaccccatgaaccgcagaacgccaggcctccctgtccatcaccaactcccagagtttactcaaactcatgtccattgagtcggtgatgccatccaaccatctcatcctctgtcgtccccttctcttcctgccctcaatctttcccagcatcagggtcttttcagatgagtcagctctttgcatcaggtgcccaaagtattggagtttcagcttcagcatcagtccttccaatgaatattcaggactgatttcctttaggatggactggttggatgtccttgcagtccaagggactctcaagagtcttctccaacaccacagttcaaaagcaacaactCTTGggtattcagttttctttatagtccaactctcacatccatacatgactattggaaaaaccatagctttgactagacgggcctttgttgacaaagtaatgtctctgttttttaatatgctatctagatcataactgttcttccaaggagcaagcatcttttaatttcatggctgcagtcaccatctgcagtgattttggggcccaaggaAACAATATTTGGGACTCAAATCCAGCCAAAACCCTGCCTGTAACTTGAACCCACATGGCTGGGACTTAAACCCAACCAAAACCCAtggtacctggtttcaggacctaatgaagctcaggttcttgatttctcatcacagaaagaattcagtgagagacaaaatgATAGGTAAGTAGTAGATAtattgagaaggcaatggcaacccactccagtactcttgcctggacaatcccatggatggaggagcctggtaggctgcagtccatggggtcgagaagagtcggacacgcctgagtgacttcattttcacttttcagtttcatgcattggagaaggaaatggcaacccactccagtgttcttgcctagagaatcccagggacgggggagcctggtgcgctgctgtctgtggggtcgcacagagtcagacacgaatgaagcaagttagcagcagcagaggtcaGCACACTCCACAGATAGATCATGGGTCATCGCAAAGGGCGAGTACAGTGCAAAATGTCgcatggttagtttttataggccgggtaatttcatatgctaatgatgggaggattattccaactattttgggaagggatggagatttccaggatttgggccaccGCCCACTTcttggtcttttgacagtgccttggaactgtcatggcacctctgggtgtgtcatttcacttgctgattgaggatcaaggtctagtcttgtctgccatcttggtcccacttgattctaattggtttatcttgtgtccttgggctacatcattctttcaaaagttgtgccttACCCCTTTCCCTTCTGTTAAAAAAGCCGCTCAGTGTTTGCAACCCCAtcagctatacagtccatggaattctctaggccagaatactggagtgggtagccttatcccttttctaggggatcttcccaacccagggactgaacccaggtctcccgcattgtgggcagtttctttaccagctgagccacaagggaaacacaagagaaactCAAGTAAATACCCTGAGCCCCTGGCTTTCAGAGAGAAGGATCTTAGATTTGTTATCCTGTCTCCTCACTTAGCTACCTTTTGAATAAATCCTCTTTGTCGTAAACCTCAGCTTCTCAGCATTTTGGCATGCCATGCATGAGATAAGAGGAACTTGATTTGGTGTCAGGGCTTCTGCAAATCCCAGACTTCAGGGCAAAAGTGAGGCAGGCTGTTAGcccccatttgtaaaatggggggactgagacttgcccaaggacacagagTGGAGGTGACAAAGTCTGAATTGAAGCCCAGGTCTCTCTGACTTCAGAATCTGTAgtggttaactttttttttaatctcatgtaCTTAGAGCTTAGCATTTCTGGATGCGTCCTGCATGTTTAATGTCAATATTTGCGAATTAAGATGGAGGTTTTGGCTCTCTGCTTCAAGGAAAACTTCTgtcaactgaagaaaaaaaaaacagcatacaAGCTCAAAGTTGTTTTATTCGGGCACATTACTGAGGACTATATGGTCCAATACACAGTCTCTCAGCTCTGAAGATCTGTTCCAAGCAGGTAAGGGAGGAGGAGCTAGGATGAGTTTTGGCTGGGGCCAtgtggaggctggggtgggggagagatgcAGTTGAACATCCAAACATGACCGTTAATCacaaaaccagacatctcaagttaatgattctAGTGCTCTCCTAGATATGAGAAGATGGAGGAATGAAGGCTCATTGAAATTATTCTTTTGATTGCATCTGAACTAGGCCCCCTATtctatttttctccatcctgaattcccctcaggaCACACCCTCTGGGCAGCTGGGTGATGGCTTGTGGGAGGGCCACAGTCTGTTGCTTACCGGAATGGCAGCAACATTCTTTGTCCACACCGGGAGGCAGGAGAACCAGGCTGGCTCTTCGCAAGAGTATGTAAATTTAAAACTTAGGAAAAGAAGGTGAGAGAGAGAAGCCGGCAGGCCTGGTAGCAGAGACCCGGCTGTGAATGCGGGCTCGGAAGTCAGACACAGGTTTAAACCATCAGCCTCCTCATTTTACACCTACAGAAACTGAGGTACCCTCCTTCCCAGGGCCCCCTCTCACCCTCCCCTGGGCCTAATGGAAAGGCATTCGGCACCTCGTTTCCCTGTCGCTACCCAGAAGGCCCCGAAGCCGCCTAGGTGGGGGTTTTCCCCGTGCCCAGGGCTCCCGCTGGTCGCCCTGGCCCCGCCCTCCCTATTGCTTATTGGCCCTTTCGAGCACGAGATCGATACAGGAGTCAGCCAATGGGAGCGGCCCACGGCGCGTCTTTCCCGGGAAAGCGGAGGCCGACGCGGGAACCCGGAAGTGCGAGACGCCGACAAGTTGAGGAAGCCAATCCGCTGCGAAGAGGCTGGCGGACCGACCAATGGCGAGCCGCCGAGGGCGGGGCCAGGGCCGGCGGCGGAGGTCCGGGGAGCCGGCAGCCAGCCGCGACTGCGAGCGCTGAGAAGGTGGCAACAGGGCCCGGCAGCGGCGCGAGGTGAGGAGGGGGTGGGCGGGGAAGGGTGCAGCGGGGCAGTGGACCCTGGGTGGGGTTCGGAAAGGGGAGGGTCCCCAGGATGACCTTAGTTCAGTGTCCTCTCGGGTCCTCAGTTTCCCTCTCCCTAGCTAGTGAGCATTGAGATTCGTGCCTCCCAGGAACACACTTCCTCCCTGGCAAGCTGCAGCCGTGCCGGAGAGCCCCGACCAACTAGACGGAGCAGTGACCCGCACCTTCTTCTGTACCTCCCCATTAGAGTTCGTACCAAGCCTCTTCAGATGTTCTGTATCGACCAGCCAGGCTCCCCCTGAAACGTCATCAGTTCTGGGTCTTGGTCTAGTCCCAGGAGTTGGTGCTTGGGCCCTGGTTGTGAGTTAAGGTGGTGGGGAAGACCTAGGTACTCTAGACACAGACGCACTGGGGATTCGTTCCTGATGCCTGTTTACTTCTTGTGGGTCGTCTGGATGTTGACTTAGTGTGTTAGTTTTCCTCAGCTGAAAAGTTAACGCCTGGGGCGGCTTACCTCCGTGGGATGATGAGGGGGGAGATAAGGCACAGCTGGTACTCAGCTCAGTACCCAGCACACCATAGTTGcctaataaatgcttattgttgGCATGGTGGTGCTTGCAGACTGGACTCCACTCCCACTGCCAGCCCCAAGCACCTGCTCACTGTCGTAGAGGGCAATCACGCCTCAGACCCACAGCCTGAGTTCCTCTTAAGATGCTCTAGACTGCCCAAACTCTAGGCCAGATGCCTGCTGGACAGGCCAGGGCAGGAAACAATATTGTGGGTGATATCACGGCCAGGGCAGGGGGAGGTGGTTGCCAGGTGGCAATAAATCAGGCCCCCAAACAGATGTACTTCTCAGACCAGCCTCAGAACTGCCTTAGCTGTTGGACACGTGTCTTGTGTATCCAGAACACCCAGTTTCGGGTCTGAGGCCACAGAGATTTGTGCCTAAGTGGGGAGACTAGAGCCATGGGTTCCGCACTCAGGTCCCAAGGCCGTCACTTGCTGTCCGAGTGCCTCTGGGCAAGGGCCTTCACTTCCCTGAACCTGTGTCAGCTGCAGAGCCGGGCTTCTGCTTGAAGACCACAGGAGAGGCTGCCACCAGGgttcagcacagggcctggcacacagcaggtgtttAGTAAGTGTCGAGCTGCAGCAGTGCTCCTTTGCAGTCGCACCACCCTGGACATGGCACCCGTCTTTGCCTCGCCCCCACCCCTGGTCATCAGTTAAGAGgcgtgggggtgagggggaaggtCTCTGAGACTCTGCTGAAGCCAGACCTGTGTCCTGAAGGTGTCGTTCCCCTGCTTCACCTCCTGCAGGTCCTGCTGTCTCCCAGGCCCCTGTGGATGTGTGCAAGGGGCCTGCCTCTGGGCCCAGATGACACTCACGCCAATGGCTTCGGTGATGGCAGTGACTGAACCAAAGTGGGTCTCAGTCTGGGGCCGCTTCCTGTGGGCGATGCTGCTGAGCATGGTGCTGGGCTCCCTGCTGGCCCTGCTGCTGCCACTGGGGACGGTGGAAGAACACTGTCTGACTGTGCTCAAGGGCTTCTACCTGCTTAGGAGCAAGCTGGAGCGGGCGCAGCCCGCCATCACCAAGTGCACCAGGCCGTCCACGGAGCTCAGTCTCACCTCCAGGGGTGCAGCGCTGCTGGGGGTCAAGACCAAGGCCTCTCCAGGTAAGACTGGCCATCTCTCCTCAACGATCATTGATCCCACAGGTGTTCAGAGGGCCTGCTATGTCCTGTATGCAGGGCACGTGGTCGCCCCGAGCTCCCAGCTACACAAGGTAATAGGTGGCCAAGACAGGGGTGGTGCTATGGAGCAGAGGGAGCCAAGGGAGCATGCCAGGAAGGCTCCCTGAAGGAGGGGACGCCTGCGGAGAGACCTGAGGGAGAAGGTATGACGGGAGAGTGATTCAGGTGAAAAGGGTAGGAGGGCGCCGCACCCTTGAACTAAAAGCCACCCAGGAGGTGTGGCTGGCACTGAAGGTGGGAGGGCGGCAGAAAAGGGCCAGGTGTAATGGAGGGTCTGGTTGAAAACCATTAGGTCAAAAGGTCCAGGGATGAGGAGGTCCCCAGGGCCTAGCAGCAGTGGGGAACCCGTCACACTCAGGGTCTAAAGGGGCAGGGTGGATGCAGGGAGAAGGGACCTGCACCTCCAGAAGTCACTAGAGTGGCTGCGAGCTGGAGCAGCTGTAGGGGAGGGCTGCCTGATGGGAGCTGTGGCCATCCAGGAACACGACCGCTCAGAAGGGGCCAGGGCACCCAGCTGATGCCCGCACAGTAGAGAGTGGCTCGGGGTCTGAGTGGACAGTGACCAGCCCAGGGCCCCACGGGGCTGCAGGGAACAAACCTGTCTGCACCGACAGGCACACGGAAGGCAGGTACAGCCTGGCTGGAGGGGGCCCTGAGGCTGTGGGGGAGACAGCCCAGGTGACGGGCCCCCTAACATCCTCTGCCTGCTCTGTGCCTCTGGCTGTTTCCTAGCCGGCAAGTTGGAGGCCAAAGCAGCTCTGAACCAGGCCCTGGAAATGAAACGGCAGGGCAAGCGGCAGAAGGCCCACAAGCTCTTCCTGCACGCCCTCAAGATGGACCCGGGCTTCGTGGACACGCTCAACGAGTTCGGCATCTTCTCGGAGGAGGACAAGGACATCATCCAGGCGGACTACCTGTACACCCGCGCGCTGACCATCGCGCCCCACCATGAGAAGGCGCTGGTCAACCGCGACCGCACGCTGCCGCTGGTGGAGGAGATCGACCAGCGCTTCTTCAGCATCATTGACAGCAAAGTGAAGAAGGTCATGTCCATCCCCAAGGGCAACTCCGCGCTGCGCCGGGTGATGGAGGAGACGTACTACCACCACATCTACCACACGGTGGCCATCGAGGGCAACACCCTCACCCTCTCAGAGATCAGGCACATCCTGGAGACACGCTACGCGGTGCCGGGGAAGAGCCTGGAGGAGCAGAACGAAGTCATCGGCATGCACGCAGCCATGACGTACGTCAACACGACCCTGCTGTCCCGCGTGGGCTCCGTCAGCATCAGCGACGTGCTGGAGGTCCACCGGCGGGTGCTGGGCTACGTGGACCCCGTGGAGGCTGGCCGCTTCCGCACCACGCAGGTGCTAGTGGGCCACCACATCCCGCCCCCACCACAGGAGGTAGAGAAGCAGATGCAGGAGTTCATCCAG is from Muntiacus reevesi chromosome 13, mMunRee1.1, whole genome shotgun sequence and encodes:
- the FICD gene encoding protein adenylyltransferase FICD, which produces MTLTPMASVMAVTEPKWVSVWGRFLWAMLLSMVLGSLLALLLPLGTVEEHCLTVLKGFYLLRSKLERAQPAITKCTRPSTELSLTSRGAALLGVKTKASPAGKLEAKAALNQALEMKRQGKRQKAHKLFLHALKMDPGFVDTLNEFGIFSEEDKDIIQADYLYTRALTIAPHHEKALVNRDRTLPLVEEIDQRFFSIIDSKVKKVMSIPKGNSALRRVMEETYYHHIYHTVAIEGNTLTLSEIRHILETRYAVPGKSLEEQNEVIGMHAAMTYVNTTLLSRVGSVSISDVLEVHRRVLGYVDPVEAGRFRTTQVLVGHHIPPPPQEVEKQMQEFIQWFNSEDAMNLHPVEFAALAHYKLVYIHPFIDGNGRTSRLLMNLILMQAGYPPITIRKEQRSEYYHVLEVANEGDVRPFIRFIAKCTETTLDTLLFATTEYPVALPEARPNHSGFKETLPVKP